The following coding sequences are from one bacterium window:
- a CDS encoding protein kinase, translating into MALAPGTNLGPYQILGSLGAGGMGEVYRAKDSRLDREIAIKVLAEHLAEDPSALRRFEREAKAIATLSHPHILSIYDVGTHEGISYVVTELLRGETLRTRMTHELLESSRAIEIGIAVAEGLSAAHSKGVIHRDLKPENIFLTSDGHVKILDFGIARLVPPPGQEVSEAPTKSVETEVGVIRGTIPYMSPEQVRGAEVDARTDIFSLGCVLYEMLTGSKAFHRSTNQETIGAILHKEPPPFSEEVPAPLREIVSRCLRKEKTQRFASAQELLGALEMVTTVTEAVSSRVLRPGRNLWFFAAVFVLIAIAGGVLWKSKKKSPGSLEKIQSIAVLPLQNLSGDSNQQYLVDGMTDELIAELSKIKSLKVISRTSSMQYKEAKKPLPDIARELDVDALVEGSVFRESDQVRITVQLIHGITDKHLWAQSYQRQMQGMLTLQGEMAQAIAREIQAELSPQEQKRLTYTRMVNPAAYEEYLKAMYFYRKSYTVEEFQKAFQLVQHAVDLDPQDPLFHAALGNLYLDSGLSALLRPSEAYTKANQAALRAVQLDDNLAEAHEILGRIHHYYTWDQTAAGLEYRRAIDLKPN; encoded by the coding sequence ATGGCGCTAGCGCCGGGAACCAACCTGGGGCCTTATCAGATCCTGGGGTCTCTTGGAGCCGGAGGAATGGGCGAAGTGTATCGCGCCAAAGACTCAAGGCTTGATCGAGAAATCGCCATCAAAGTTCTAGCGGAGCATCTTGCGGAAGACCCATCGGCGCTCAGACGGTTTGAACGGGAAGCAAAGGCTATCGCTACTCTTTCTCATCCGCATATCTTGTCGATCTATGACGTTGGTACGCATGAGGGCATTTCCTACGTTGTCACAGAGCTGTTAAGGGGAGAAACGCTGCGGACGCGTATGACTCATGAGCTGCTCGAATCAAGCAGAGCGATCGAAATCGGAATAGCCGTCGCAGAGGGCCTCTCTGCTGCACATTCGAAAGGTGTGATCCATCGCGATCTGAAACCAGAGAACATTTTTCTTACCTCTGATGGTCATGTAAAGATTCTCGATTTTGGTATAGCGCGACTCGTACCACCACCCGGGCAAGAGGTGTCAGAAGCACCTACTAAATCAGTAGAAACAGAAGTTGGAGTCATTCGAGGCACAATTCCGTACATGTCGCCTGAACAGGTGCGTGGAGCTGAAGTGGACGCGCGGACCGACATCTTTTCGCTCGGCTGTGTATTGTACGAAATGTTAACCGGGAGCAAAGCCTTTCATCGAAGCACCAATCAAGAAACAATCGGAGCCATCCTTCATAAGGAACCACCTCCATTCAGTGAAGAAGTTCCGGCGCCGTTGCGTGAAATTGTTTCGCGCTGCCTGCGAAAAGAGAAGACTCAAAGGTTTGCCTCGGCACAGGAATTGTTGGGCGCTTTAGAGATGGTCACAACAGTGACTGAAGCAGTCAGTAGCCGCGTCTTGCGTCCGGGTCGAAACCTCTGGTTCTTTGCGGCAGTTTTTGTACTGATAGCCATAGCTGGAGGTGTGCTATGGAAGTCGAAAAAAAAGTCTCCCGGAAGCCTGGAAAAAATCCAATCAATTGCGGTGTTGCCGTTACAAAACCTGTCGGGAGACTCCAACCAGCAGTATCTGGTCGATGGCATGACGGATGAACTGATAGCGGAACTTTCCAAAATCAAGTCGTTAAAAGTAATCTCGCGCACTTCGTCTATGCAGTACAAGGAAGCAAAGAAACCGCTTCCTGATATTGCCCGGGAACTCGATGTAGATGCGCTAGTGGAAGGATCGGTGTTTCGAGAGAGTGATCAGGTTCGTATAACGGTCCAGTTAATCCACGGAATCACGGACAAACATCTCTGGGCTCAAAGTTATCAGCGACAAATGCAAGGAATGCTCACGCTCCAGGGCGAAATGGCTCAAGCAATTGCCCGGGAGATTCAGGCGGAGCTCAGTCCTCAAGAACAAAAGCGGCTGACTTATACGCGCATGGTGAATCCTGCAGCTTACGAAGAATATTTGAAGGCAATGTATTTTTATCGCAAATCTTACACAGTAGAGGAATTTCAGAAAGCTTTTCAGCTTGTTCAGCACGCCGTTGATCTGGATCCTCAAGACCCCTTATTTCATGCTGCGCTTGGCAATCTTTACCTGGACTCCGGCCTTTCGGCACTACTTCGGCCATCTGAAGCCTATACGAAAGCGAACCAGGCAGCTCTCCGGGCTGTTCAACTGGATGACAACCTCGCGGAAGCGCATGAAATTCTCGGAAGAATTCACCACTACTACACCTGGGATCAGACTGCAGCGGGATTAGAGTACCGGCGCGCGATCGATTTGAAGCCCAATTGA
- a CDS encoding tetratricopeptide repeat protein codes for MDPLSLWRIVDLGMVFHYSRRYEEGLAQYKKALELEPNLTAARYQAARLYIATRQYEAAISEIKKLQELDASDPLIMPLLGMAYGLSGKKGDAQKILGDLLEKQKREYVRPYMLAELHLSLGEKELALESLEKACNERDDWVVFLHVDPNMDPLRSEPRFHAVLKRVGLPTTIP; via the coding sequence TTGGACCCGCTCAGTTTGTGGCGCATTGTTGATCTCGGAATGGTATTTCACTATTCACGCCGGTATGAAGAAGGACTCGCTCAGTATAAAAAGGCGCTTGAACTGGAGCCAAATCTTACTGCGGCTCGTTATCAAGCGGCTCGTCTTTATATTGCAACTCGTCAGTATGAAGCTGCCATTTCCGAAATAAAAAAGCTCCAGGAGCTTGATGCTTCCGATCCTCTCATCATGCCTTTGTTAGGAATGGCCTATGGATTGTCAGGAAAGAAAGGTGACGCGCAGAAAATCCTGGGAGATCTTCTGGAGAAACAGAAGCGAGAATATGTTCGTCCTTATATGCTCGCGGAACTGCACCTTTCGCTCGGGGAGAAGGAACTCGCATTGGAGTCGTTGGAGAAAGCATGTAACGAGCGGGATGACTGGGTTGTTTTCTTACACGTGGATCCAAACATGGATCCCTTGCGATCCGAACCCCGT